The Vitis riparia cultivar Riparia Gloire de Montpellier isolate 1030 chromosome 3, EGFV_Vit.rip_1.0, whole genome shotgun sequence genome includes a region encoding these proteins:
- the LOC117911519 gene encoding lysine histidine transporter-like 8: MGEVMVEEYPFVHVVTTVPSPIQEVVPKPQEDWLPVSDSRKEVPSPQEGWLPITESRKGGAFTSAFHLLSSGIGIQAFWLPVAFSKLGWFWGIACLLLAFAWQLYTKWLLVQLHEPGPGTRYSRYLQLSVVAFGPKQGKLLALFPVMYLSGGTCVMLINYGGGSMELLFRTLCGDSSCIANKLTGAEWFMVFTCLAIIVAQLPNLNSMAGVSLLGAATAISYCNFLWILSITKGRPAGVSYSPPEAESRMARIGEVLTAIGMIALAFRGHNVVLEIQGTMPSNPKHPSQEPMWRGVIVSCSITAACLFPLAIAGYWAYGNRIPANGGLLSAFSEFHGQNTKKLVMRMIYLLIVVNSLCSYQIYAMPVFDNLEFRYISKKNKPCSRWVRAAIRVFFGGLTTFIAVAVSFLGSLGPLIGGIALPLTLAYPCFMWIAIKKPRQYGAMWYLNLGLGCSGIILSVLLVAAAVWKIVDKGIDASFFNTHLSPLLKPPQS; the protein is encoded by the exons ATGGGAGAGGTGATGGTGGAAGAGTATCCATTTGTCCATGTGGTTACCACCGTGCCCAGCCCCATTCAGGAGGTGGTGCCAAAACCACAGGAGGATTGGCTCCCGGTCTCCGACTCCAGGAAGGAGGTGCCAAGCCCACAAGAAGGATGGCTCCCTATCACCGAGTCCAGAAAGGGCGGCGCCTTTACCTCTGCATTTCATTTGCTGTCCTCAGGGATAGGGATTCAGGCTTTTTGGCTTCCCGTAGCTTTTTCTAAGTTGGGATG GTTCTGGGGAATAGCATGTTTGTTGTTGGCATTTGCGTGGCAGCTCTACACCAAGTGGCTTCTTGTGCAGCTTCATGAACCAGGTCCTGGAACCCGGTACAGCAGATACCTTCAGCTCTCAGTTGTGGCCTTTG GTCCAAAGCAGGGGAAGTTGCTTGCTCTGTTCCCAGTGATGTATCTCTCTGGGGGTACCTGTGTGATGCTGATCAACTATGGGGGCGGTAGCATGGAGCTTCTCTTCAGAACTCTGTGTGGGGATTCTTCATGCATTGCCAATAAACTAACTGGGGCCGAGTGGTTCATGGTGTTCACTTGCTTGGCAATCATCGTGGCTCAGCTCCCCAACTTGAACTCGATGGCTGGTGTCTCACTCCTCGGCGCAGCCACTGCCATCAGTTACTGTAATTTCCTTTGGATTCTATCCATCACCAAGGGCAGGCCAGCTGGTGTGTCATACAGCCCACCAGAGGCAGAATCAAGGATGGCAAGAATTGGGGAAGTCTTGACTGCAATTGGGATGATTGCTCTTGCATTTAGAGGTCACAATGTTGTCCTTGAGATACAG GGGACGATGCCTTCAAATCCAAAACATCCATCACAAGAGCCAATGTGGAGAGGAGTGATTGTTTCATGTTCCATAACCGCTGCATGTTTGTTTCCACTGGCAATAGCCGGATACTGGGCTTATGGAAACAGG ATACCTGCAAATGGAGGGTTGTTAAGTGCATTTTCAGAGTTCCATGGACAAAACACCAAAAAGCTAGTGATGAGGATGATATACCTGCTGATAGTGGTGAACAGCTTGTGTTCATACCAAATCTATGCCATGCCAGTTTTCGACAACTTGGAGTTCAGGTACATCAGCAAGAAGAATAAGCCATGCTCACGTTGGGTCCGTGCAGCAATCAGGGTGTTCTTTGGTGGACTGACAACTTTCATAGCAGTAGCAGTTTCATTCTTGGGAAGCTTAGGTCCTCTAATTGGAGGGATCGCATTGCCTCTGACACTTGCTTATCCATGTTTCATGTGGATCGCCATCAAGAAACCCCGTCAGTATGGTGCCATGTGGTATCTCAATTTGGGACTTGGCTGTTCAGGCATTATACTCAGTGTCCTGTTAGTTGCTGCAGCAGTATGGAAGATAGTGGACAAAGGCATAGATGCCAGTTTCTTCAACACACACTTATCACCTCTATTGAAGCCCCCGCAGTCATAA